The Acinetobacter sp. WCHA45 DNA window TACACAAATAAGGCTGAAAATGTGTGATTTGGTCGATTATTTGCTCAGTTTTATTTTTTTCTTGCCAGTGTAAAGGTCTGCAATCGATATATTCACAGTATCCCGTGCCCTCATAACTCTCATTGTCCCATAAGAGTTGATAGTGAAAGCTGCCCACATAACCTGCTGCCAAACCAAATTTATAATCACCTCGACTTTGTGCTGTTAGTTGAAAGACAACAACATCCTTTTCCGAATATTGCCAAATAAATTCTCGAGGCAAATACATATCACGACCATTGGGTGTCTGAACTTTTGGATAAACACGCGTGACATCAAAAATGATTTGATCATCATAAAGTCGAGATTGCTGTTCATTCGACTGAATTTCAATCCGAGAAAAAATAATACTATTCCACTGGTTTCTGAGTTCGGACAAAATAATTTGCAAATCTGGATTAATCTGAATGATTTGATAAGTAAAAAAATGAAAGGCTATAAAAGGCAAATACATGGCTCTAGCATGTTTTAAAATACCCTGTGCTTCAATTTGATACTTTTGTTTTTTATAGGTGATTTCCCCTTCACATTGGCAACGCACATACCAATAATCGCCAACTCCCCATTGTAAAGCTGAATGATTTTCTATTTCAGAGTCAATATTCACTTGGAGTTGACAACCGAGCTCATCATCATCACGCTTAAAATAATAATTTGGGAAATCAACTTGGATTTGATCTACATCTAAAAACTGATAACGGTCTTGCTCCAATTGACACTGTTCTTTTGCACTATAACTTTTTAGATGTCCAACTGTTGATAAGCTACTGCTTACCAAAACTGTAGCTGTATCGATCGCAGTTGTGGAAATTGCACTTGGATTATAACAAATGGGAATACGAGGTTGACCGATTAGACTAATAAAATTTAAGTAATAAAAGGGCTCAGGTAAATTCGGCAGAATTAAAGCTTGATAAACAATTTTAAATAAGCCTTTTGGCGGATAGAATGTTAAAGCTTCTGACTTATTGAGGTTCAGCCGCTTTAATTGATTGTTATTCATCAATATTGGCATACTGAACCTCCATTTTTTTAGGGTGTTATTTTTGAATCATTCTTTTTGGCTAGTAATGTCGTGATGAAACCTGAAAGGATATAGAGAATAGATACAATCAGGATTCCTACTGGAATGTTGTACGTGATTGCCGCAAAAATCAAGACCACAGGCAACATCACAACAAAAGGTACACGTTTACGATCCATTTGTTTAAATGAATAGTATTTGATATTTGAAATCATAAGTAAACCAACACCAACCATCACAACAGAGTTGATTACTTGAATCACAATATCTTTTAAATCAAAAACAAATGGGAAATCACGACCGACCCACACCACTGAAATCACAGTAACAGCAGCTAATGGGCTCGCAATTCCAATAAAGTAACGCTTATCCACCACACCAATTTGCACATTAAAACGTGCTAAACGAAATGCAGCACACGCGGTATAAATAAAACAACAAGCTAAACCGATACGTCCAAGATCATGTAAACTCCAGCTATACATCAGAATCGCTGGTGCAACACCAAAAGCTAATAAGTCAGAAAGTGAATCATACTGCTCACCAAATGCACTTTGCGCACCGATTGCGCGTGCAACTCGACCATCTAATCCATCAAGCAATGCAGCTAAAAAGATTGCGTAAATCGCCTGATTAAAGTTGCCATTCATACTCGCAATAATGGAGTAAAAACCAGAAAGCAACGCTGCCGTAGTAATAAGATTAGGCCATAAATAAATACCACGGCGTTTTACTTTTTGCCCTTCATGCGTTTGTTCTTCTTCTTCTACTTCAAAGGTGATGCCATCAAAAGAATGGTCTTCTTCATTTAAATCAGCATCAGGTTTAAGAGAATTTGTCATTATTTTCAATTCCTCGAGAATATTTTGACTTCTTTAGTGGCGAGATGGGTTATTCACCCACCAACCAACGCACAGCGGCATGACCACCATTTTCACTCATACGTAAATGCGGGAATAGCCATTGTAAGGCTTGGTCTGCATCTTCAGAGAATTTCCAAGGGGGGTTAATCACGAGTAAACCACATCCATTCAAGCCAACTGGCGTGTCATCAGGCCAAACACAAATTTCACAAATTAATTGGCGACGAATTCCTGTTTTGAACATTTTCTTTTCAAAACGTTCAATCATGGCGCGATCTTTGATTGGATACCAAACTGCAAACACACCTGTTGGCCATTTTTTATGTGCGGCTTGGAGAATTTCAACCAATTGTGGGAAGTCTTTACGCTCAATTTCGTAAGGTGGGTCAATCATGACCAATCCGCGTTTTTCTTTAGGTGGAATGACACCCATCAGACCTTCATAAAAATCACGCTCATGCAAGCCCGCACGTTTATCACGAATATTAAAATACAATTGTTGAAACACATCACGCTGCATTTCAAATATAGTTGCTTTATCAATATCACGCATGCCCTCAAGCGCAAACCAAGGTGAACCTGGATAAGCGCCTTTACCTGAACATGCACGCATATCTTCAACAATTTTAAGATATTGTTTTATGCCTTCAGGTGCATTACGTTTAATCGAATCATCAAGCTTGACCAATCGATGGATACCCGTTAAAAACTCACCTGATTTTTGTGCTTCAGACGTAGATAAATCATATTTACCTGCACCACCATGGTTATCGATATATCGATAAGGTTTATCTTTAGCATTTAAACGAGCGAGCAGTTGAAGCAAAAGTACATGCTTCATAACATCGGCAAAGTTACCCGCATGGAAATGGTGACGGTAATTCATGTTGACAATTATTCCTCAATTCAAAGGATAGTTTAACATGAAAGAAAAAAGTATTCTTTAGCGTTGATGTGATCATCTAAAATTGCACTGTAATCAACTTACTAATGAACTGGAGTTCTATGCAACAAACCTCTTTCACAAGTTCATGGAACTTAAATCAAATTTTAGATGATTTAAATGAATTTGGTTTTGCTCTAATTGATGATGTCTACTCGGCTGAATATGTGGAATCACTAGTACAAGAATGCAGCACCCATCTTGCTGAATTCAGAGCAGCAGGAGTACAAAACGGCGTTGTCAGTCATATCCGTAGTGACCATATTCTATGGATTGATGGTCAGTTACCGATTGCCCAACAGCATATCCAAGCTTTAGAAGAGTTCTCACAAGCGTTAAATCAGGCGTTTTATCTTGGGATTAAAGAAGTAGAAGCACATTTTGCCTGCTATAACGCAGGTGAATTTTATGCTTTACATCGTGATAATCCTCAACAGAAAAATGACCGCATGATTTCAACCGTTTTTTATCTACATAAAGATTGGCAGGAAGATTGGGGCGGTCAATTACGTTTGCAGGATAAAAATGGTCAATGGCATATCATCCAGCCCCTACCCAATCGTCTTGCAATTTTCCAGAGTGATTTATTACACGAAGTTCTATTATCGAAACAACAACGTTTATCCATTACTGCATGGTTACGCAGTGGAGGCTCAATCTGGAATCAGGGCTAAGCCCTTTAAATTCATGAAAACAGCCTTATATAGCTAAGCATAACTGATGATTATGGATCAATACATGTCGAATGAGACGAAACAAGTCATTGCACGAATTGGTGAAACTGACCAGCTCTTTTTAGAGAACAATAGTCCTGAACTTGCTTTAGAGCGTGCTGATCTGCGTTTACAGCTAGTCGTACTCAGCCATGTACGTCAGGAACAATTACACTTCTTACAGGAAGCAATCATACTACTTGAACAAGCACGTATTGAATATGATGAAATGCCATTAAGTTTGTATTTGAATTTGTCTTTATGTTTAGCCAAAGCGTATATGATTTACTTTGAGATAACCAAAGAGCAGCGTTTTGCTTTAATTACACAGCAAATTCTTAAACCTTTGGCATATACAGAACACTTAGAGATTTATTTCTTCTTGGCTTACGCTTCAGCTGCGAAGCAAGAACCAGCATTAACACGGCATTGGCTAACGAAATACGTATCTTGCTTAGAACATGATTTAGAGTTATTGCAGCTTCATCCTGCTTTTGGTGAAGTCCGCAAAGAAGAATGGTTTAGCACCCTATTACGCAATAAAGCTCACTGATGTGAGCTTTATTTTTACTGAATCATTATTTGGTACTGTCTACATGCAACTGTTGATTCAGTTCATCAATCACAATGGCCCATTCATCATCTTTGTGCCAATGACTTTTTAGAAAATCTCGCTGACCTACGCTCCAAAACTCAGCTTCATGTAATTTCTGGTCAGCACTGAGCTGATGGGTTTTTACAAAACTTTCAATTGAGGCATCATCTGCCTCCAGTCCAAGCTGCTCAAATAAAAGCTCAAGTGTTGGTTGTTGTTCAAACATTGTTATTCTCCCAAACAAGTTACTTCATAGAAATAATTTAACAGTAATACTACTAACATACAGAAAGATGCCTATATTTTCTTGTTGTTTTTTGTGTGTACTTAGCATGAAAAAAGCACCTTATGAAAGGTGCTTTTTCAATCTATCAAACTGATAAATTAGTTCAACATGTCTGCAATTGCAGCACGTTCTTCTTCAAGTTCATTTAACGTGAAGTTGATACGCTCACGGCTGAACTCGTCGATTTCTAAACCTTGAACGATTTTGTATTCACCGTTTTCAGTTGTTACAGGGAAACCAAACATAACGCCTTCTGGAATACCATAAGAACCGTCAGAAGGAATACCCATAGTTACCCATTGACCATTTGTACCTAATGCCCAATCACGCATATGATCGATTGCAGCATTCGCAGCTGAAGCAGCTGAAGACAAACCACGCGCTTCGATAATCGCAGCACCACGTTTACCAACTGTAGGAAGGAATACATCTTTGTTCCAAGCCGCATCGTTGATTTTGTCTTTTAAGCTTTCGCCATTTGCTTTAGCAAAACGGTAGTCAGCATACATTGTTGGAGAGTGGTTACCCCAAACTGTCATATTTTCGATGTCAGAAACTGCAACACCCGCTTTTTGAGCAAGTTGAGTTAACGCACGGTTGTGGTCAAGACGTAACATTGCTGTAAAGTTTTTCGCTGGAAGATCTGGAGCAGATTTCATTGCGATGTATGCATTGGTATTTGCAGGGTTACCTACAACCAATACTTTAACGTCACGGCTAGCAACTTCGTTAAGTGCTTGACCTTGACCAATAAAGATTTCGCCATTTACTTTTAATAAGTCAGCACGTTCCATACCTGGACCACGTGGACGTGAACCAACTAATAAAGCATAGTCAGCATCTTTAAATGCAACTTTAGGATCATCAGTCCCGATCATGCCTGCCAATAAAGGGAAAGCACAGTCATCAAGTTCCATCATTACGCCTTTAAGCGCTTGTTGAGCTTTCTCAAAAGGAACTTCAAGCAATTGTAAAATTACAGGTTGATCTTTACCTAACATTTCACCGCTTGCGATACGGAATAATAAGCTATAACCAATTTGACCTGCAGCGCCTGTAACGGCAACACGAACGGGTTGCTTCATGTGATATTCTCCAATGAGATGCGTTTGCACAATTGAACGCTAAAGTGGTTCAATCGAATTATCATAAACGGCAAATATTGTACTCTAAAGCAAACACAGATGCATGTAAAAGGGAATGGATTTCAACAAAAGTCTGATAGAAAATACAAATTAAATGAAGAAAAAGCTTAATAACTGCCTTTAATTGTAAATTCATTTGGACATCCCGTCACAATATGACTTGCACATTGTTTATATTGCCCATTTTTTTGATAACACACCCGAATCTCAGTCAAAATGGAATCAAATTTTGAAGACTGACAGGTAAAGCGAATTCCTGTAGGAGGTAATGATGGGTTTAATTTCATAAATTGTTGTCGAAGGTTTTCTTTTTGCACTTCAATGGTATTCGGACTCGTTAAATCAGCAGGTACTTTTAAGCGCTCAGCAAAATTAATAATCGTTCTAAAATATTGACTGGCATTCATCGATGTACACCCTCCAACATTTTGCCAGAGTTGCACACGTGCATTTTCATCGGGCATTACACGCGCCACAACTTTAGCTTGTAAGGGAGATAATTTCGCAGAAGTTTTAGTGGAACAATCCCGATTTAGAGGAACTTCTGGCAATAAGCTTGCGATAGTAAGAGAATAACCTTCTAAACATTTACGCTGTTTTTGTCTTGATGAATCAAAGGAACAAGCTGCAGGAGTCATTTGAACATGCATCACATAACCCGAAATATCAGGGTTCTCTGCTGCATGTAACGGCGCAGCAAGTGACATGACCAAGTAACAGATCAAGATCTGCAATGATCGAACTAACCGTCCCTTGAATAAATTCATAAATTTCATCAAATATAAAAACTTCATTGTTTCAAATTAAATGTCTTTGTTTCTTTAAGGTTCATTGCGCACAGGTATTGTCCCCATCCTTTTTTCTAAGGATTGCGCGCCTAGCCCTAACACAACACCATAATGCGTCGCATTGGTCATCACATGTTTGACGTAATCACGTGTTTCCAACAATGGAATCGTTTCTGTGTATTGATCAGCCGCCATGGTTTGAAAATCTGGCTGCCATCGTTTTGCACGATTTGGGCCAGCATTGTAACCTGCTGTTGCTAATACAGCATTGCCACTCAGTTGGCTTTGAATCATTGACAGATAGTATGTCCCATAACGAATATTGATATTCATTTCATTTAGAGCCGCTGGGTTATAAGTTTCACCCATTTGGCGGGCAACTAACTTTGCAGTATTCGGCATAATTTGCATTAAACCACCTGCACCCACATGTGAACGTGCGGATGTAACAAACCGACTTTCTTGGCGCATTAAACCATATGCCCAAGCTGGATCAATACCAGCATTGTAACTGTGACTCGTGACATTACTACGGTGTGGTGTTGTATAGCGATAAGTATCATTATGGCGTGAGGTTGTACGGTCTGCGGCATAGATTGCTCGGTCATACCAACCAATATCATGCGCTTGCTTAGCGGCAGCTAAAAGTAAACCATCATCATGCTGCAAATACGCTTGGCGGACTGCCCAATTCCATTCGCGATTAATGTAATTTGCTGGTGCATCAATATTTTTTAACGCAAATGCACGTTTAAAGTGGATATTTTGGTTTAACCGTTGAATATCTTGTGAACTTGGTTGCTCGTTATAAGGCTGATGATTATAACGTTCGCCTAAACGATCTTTGGCTAGCAAATTATGGTAGTCATCCCCAGCTTGTGCCAGCTTACGATAAATCTGTTGAGCAGCTTGCTTTGAAGCAGCATCTGAGCGCTGTTCAGAAGCACGAGCAAGCCAGTACTGCCAACGATCTTCTTGTTTCTGCGTGATTGACATGGCATCAATTGCACGAATTAAACTTTCCCAAGCACCAAAACGAATCGCTTGACGTGCATAAATTTCGGCTTCTTCTGGACTAAACGGATAACCATAACTTTGATCATAGGCATTGAGGACTTCTCGGTTAAAGCCATTCTTCATTACCGTCGTTCCACCCACATAACCTACCGTACGATATAAATATTTTTGTACAGGTTGAGGAGTATCTTGTGCAATACGCTGAATATTTCCTAAAGCATTGGTGAAATCACTATCTGCGACACGTCCCAATGCAAAAATTAAATATGCATAATCAGCATCGCTGGCTTTAGGCGCATTCCATAAATATGCCAATGGATTGGCTTGGATCTGATTCAACTGAGCCAAGGACAAATCCAGACCTATAGTTTGGGCGGTCGCAATCGCTAAACCAGATTGACCTGCTCGCAGTTGTCCCCAAAGTCGTTGTTGACGATCTTGAGCAGTCATCAAGGGACTAGATAACATCAGTCGCCCTAAACCATTACACGATTCAGGCTGTGTACTTGTCGTTAACCAAATATCTTTATATTCAGCAAAAACTAGACTATCACCCGTTTTGGCACGGACTTGTGCAACCGCACAACTCTCTTCTTGGTCAGGATTAGTGACATAGCTGAGTACAGGTTTTGCTTCATTAAAACTGGCTTGTTTTACTTTTTCTTCGACATAATCTGCTGCTAATTTTTCAGCCATCGCTGATTGAGGATAACGTTGCGCAAAAGCGATAATTGAAGAAGCAGGTTGTAGCCCTAGGTTGGTATTCAATTTCCAATACTCAGGGTAATAACCTAATACATCATTTTGCATTTCATATTGATATTGATCGAGCAATGCAACATTCCCAGAACTCGCAGCACGTAGAGCATCAGTAAATTGTTCGTCTAGAGCATATACAGATGAGCAGATCACCACGCCGCCCATCGCAACAAGTCGACGGAAGCTTTTCTTGTTATTCAGTTTATTGATCATGATTGTTGTAAAATCATGTTGCTTATTCATCTTCATCAATACATTTGCCCAATTTTCCCTGCCCTCATAGTGTAATAAGTCTGGCTTCATACAATTGTTGTGTTATGTAACTTGCTGATTCATATTCATTAAAATTCATCCAATTTTATTCATAAACTGTCCATTTTTGTCAGTTTTTTATTCTCTGCGTTCTTGCAAAAATACTGCTATAATCCGCAGTTTGTTTAAATCCACCTTGTTTAGGAGCCTGCATGACGGTTCAAACATTCATTCCAAGTGCTGTAAAAGCTGCTTCAGAAAACACTGTTACCCAGCCAACGCACACCACTGATGTTTCAATTAAAAAATTATATATTGAAACGCAAGGGTGTCAGATGAATGAGTATGACAGTCATCGTATGGCAGACTTATTGGGTGATTCACATGGTTATGTGCTCACTGACAATCCAAATGATGCAGACATTCTGCTCATGAACACCTGCTCAATTCGCGAAAAAGCACAAGAAAAAGTGTTCAGTGGCTTAGGTCGTTGGCGTAAACTCAAAGAACAGAATCCTGATCTGGTGATTGGTGTCGGTGGCTGTGTTGCCTCTCAGGAAGGTGACAACATTCAAAAACGTGCACCATACGTCGATATGGTATTTGGTCCACAAACCTTGCATCGTTTGCCACAAATGTTGGATCAACATCAAGCTCAAGTTGAAAAGCCAAAGAAAGAAAAAATCAAGTTGGTTGATATTTCTTTCCCAGATATTGAAAAGTTCGACTTTTTGCCTGAGCCACGTGTGGAAGGCTTTAAAGCATTCGTTTCAATCATGGAAGGTTGTTCTAAATACTGTTCATTCTGTGTAGTACCTTATACTCGTGGTGAAGAGGTTTCTCGTCCACTGGATGATGTATTGGCTGAAATCGCGGGCTTAGCTGAAAAAGGCGTGCGTGAGATCAGCTTGCTTGGTCAAAACGTGAATGGCTATCGTGGTGAAACCTTTGAAGGTGAAATTTGCACTTTCCCTGAACTGCTGCGTTTAGTTGCAGAAATTCCAGGTATTGGACGTTTACGCTATACGACTTCTCATCCGCTTGAGTTTTCTGATGATTTAATTCAATGCTATCGTGATTTACCACAAATGGTTTCACATTTACATCTGCCAGTACAAAGTGGTTCCAACGATGTGTTGCAAGCCATGAAACGTAACCACACCATTGATGTCTACATTGATAAAATTGCCAAATTACGTAAAGTTCGCCCAGATATGCATTTATCTAGCGACTTCATTATTGGTTTCCCGGGTGAAACAGATGAACACTTTGCGGAAACATTACAGTTTATTAAAGATTTAGATTTTGATCATTCATATAGTTTTGTCTATTCAAAACGCCCTGGTACGCCTGCATCTGACCTGCCAGATGATACCCCAGAACAGGTGAAAAAAGACCGTTTGGCTCAAGTTCAGCAAGTGATCAAACAATCAAGTATTGATAAAACTGATGCTATGCTGGGTAAAATTGAACGTGTCTTGATTGAAAAAGTATCGGATAAAGATCCAAATGTATTGGTTGGCACAGCAGACAATACTCGTTTGGTTACATTTATCGGTGATGCGACATGGGTTGGACGTTTCGCAGAGATTGAGATCACTGAAATTAAAACTTTAAATTTAGTTTATGGTGAACTCTTGAATCTTGAACCTGACGTGGCGTAATGTAAGGGTATTCCTACACGTGAGCTAAAAGGGTTTCTCTTGACTTCAGCGATTAAACGTACTGTAACGTTCCCTGAAATTTCCATGGAACATTTAAAACGAATGCTCGGTGCATACAACGGGCATTTAAAGCAAATCGAACAACGTTTAGATGTCAAAATTACTCACCGAGGCGATGCCTTTTATCTAGACGGTGATATAGAAACAGTCGAAAGGGCCGAGGCACTGTTGCAACGGCTCTATCAAGAATCAGAAATTTCCTCACAAATCAGTGCCGATGTTTTACATTTGATGATCCAAGGTTCACAGACAGATCGTGATTTCATGGATGATTCCGAACAAGAACATACAGGCTTAGATAGCGTTTGGTTACAGACCCGCAAAGGGCGAATCAATCCTCGTGGTGCCAATCAAAAGCGTTATGTACAACGTATTTTACAAAGCGATATTTCCTTCGGGATTGGCCCTGCAGGGACTGGTAAAACTTATCTAGCAGTTGCTGCTGCAGTGGATATGTTAGAGCGTAATGAAATCCAACGAATCTTACTGGTTCGTCCTGCGGTTGAAGCTGGCGAGAAACTCGGTTTTCTACCGGGTGATTTGACACAAAAGATCGATCCCTACTTACGCCCACTTTACGATGCTCTCTATGAAATGCTGGGCTTTGAAAAAGTGGCCAAACTGATTGAACGGCAAGTGATTGAGGTTGCTCCGCTTGCCTACATGCGTGGACGCACGCTGAACCATTCATTCGTGATTTTAGATGAAGCACAAAACACCACACCAGAACAGATGAAAATGTTCCTTACCCGTTTAGGGTTTGGTTCGCGTGCTGTGATTACAGGTGACGTGACACAGGTTGACTTACCGCGTGGGCAACAATCGGGCTTAGCACAAGCATTACGTGTACTGGAAAATGTACATGAAATTCATATCACGCGTTTCCATTCCCGTGATGTGGTGCGACATCAATTGGTACAAAAAATTGTTGAGGCCTACGAAGGTTGGGACAGTGAACAGCAACGCCTGTCTGCTGAAGCTCGTGCTGAACGCAAAGCCAAACAAGAAGCATTGATTGCAGAAAATGATTCTGCGGCAGATGCGCAACACATTTAAAAATCCCCCTCACTCCCCCTTTTATTGCAATACTTTAATCGCATATCAGGGGGACGATTTTAAGGATCTATTTTGAAAATCAATTTAAGTCTTCAACAAGACTTTCAAGCGAATGAATTACCACTAAAACGTGGTCAAATTAAAAAGCAGATTGAAACCACACTCCGTCATGTCGGTCTCGACGTAGACTGCGAAATCGGAATTGCCTGCGTCGACCTCGCAGAAAGCCATGAGCTGAATCTGCAATATCGTGAAAAAGACAAACCGACCAATGTATTGTCTTTTCCAAGCGATATTCCTGAAGAAATGCTCAACTTACTGGATGCTGAACCTTTAGGTGACTTGGTGATTTGTATCCCTGTGGTTTTACAAGAAGCCTCTGAACAGCAAAAAACACCTATTGATCATTTCACCCATTTACTGGTTCATGGCGTTTTACATTTACTTGGCTACGATCACGAAACCAGTGAAGCTGAAGCCGAAGAAATGGAAGCTTTAGAAATTGAGATTCTAAAAAAACTAGGGATCGCCAACCCTTATCAAGCCGATGAAAGCTAATCCAAGATCCTATGTATATCGTTATTTTTAAAGCCACGATCAAACAACTTGATGTAACTTACTCTGAAATGGCACAAAAGCTGAGAAATAAAGCCTTGAGTCAATTTAACTGTGTTAAATTTGAAGCGTGTAGTGAAAATGGTTTTGAAATTGCGTTGTCTTACTGGCATGGCCTTGAAGATATCAAGCAGTGGCAACGCGATGCAGAACATTTAGTTGCTCAGCGTTTGGGTAAAGAAAAATGGTATCAGGATTTTAGTGTGGAAATCTGTACAGTTGAACGGGCTTATTCAAATCAAAATGGCTTGTGAATAGATGTAAACTTATCCACATCTTCAATAAAAAACGGCTGAATTCAGCCGTTTTTTTTAATTCTTATTTTTAAAATTGATAACGCAAGGTTAATGTTGCGTTACGTGGTGCACCTTGAGTAATAGTACACCTTTTTAATGTACTTCAAATTCCGCATCGACAGGATCAAAGCGCCATGTTCGAATAATTCGTAATTCAGAAATGTCCTTTTTCATATTATTATCAAAGGGTCCAAAAGGTGCTCCACGGCGCACCGAAGCTTTTGCAGCTTCATCTAAAATGGGATGTCCAGAACTTTCTATAAGACGAATTGCACGAATTCCACCTTCGGCATTCAGGATCACCATTAAACGTACTTCACCCGATAAATGTTGTTGTTTCGCTTCATCTGGATAATAACGATTACCGTATAGTTCAACTTTCTGACGAAATTTATCAAGATAAGCTGCTGACGCATCTTGTTTTGCCTGAATCCCATCTACTGTTTTAATACGTTGTTTACGACTAAAATTTTGCTGACGTTGTAAATATTGTGCTTCCAAACTCGCAACCATCGCGGCTTTGGCTTGAAATTGACTCTGTAACTCATCTAAGGTTTTTTTACGTTCAGTTTGCTCTACTTGCTTCTGCCAGCTTAAAACCGTCATGAGCACTTTTTCTTCAAATTTTAATTC harbors:
- a CDS encoding DUF6670 family protein — translated: MPILMNNNQLKRLNLNKSEALTFYPPKGLFKIVYQALILPNLPEPFYYLNFISLIGQPRIPICYNPSAISTTAIDTATVLVSSSLSTVGHLKSYSAKEQCQLEQDRYQFLDVDQIQVDFPNYYFKRDDDELGCQLQVNIDSEIENHSALQWGVGDYWYVRCQCEGEITYKKQKYQIEAQGILKHARAMYLPFIAFHFFTYQIIQINPDLQIILSELRNQWNSIIFSRIEIQSNEQQSRLYDDQIIFDVTRVYPKVQTPNGRDMYLPREFIWQYSEKDVVVFQLTAQSRGDYKFGLAAGYVGSFHYQLLWDNESYEGTGYCEYIDCRPLHWQEKNKTEQIIDQITHFQPYLCKK
- the pssA gene encoding CDP-diacylglycerol--serine O-phosphatidyltransferase, which translates into the protein MTNSLKPDADLNEEDHSFDGITFEVEEEEQTHEGQKVKRRGIYLWPNLITTAALLSGFYSIIASMNGNFNQAIYAIFLAALLDGLDGRVARAIGAQSAFGEQYDSLSDLLAFGVAPAILMYSWSLHDLGRIGLACCFIYTACAAFRLARFNVQIGVVDKRYFIGIASPLAAVTVISVVWVGRDFPFVFDLKDIVIQVINSVVMVGVGLLMISNIKYYSFKQMDRKRVPFVVMLPVVLIFAAITYNIPVGILIVSILYILSGFITTLLAKKNDSKITP
- a CDS encoding 23S rRNA (adenine(2030)-N(6))-methyltransferase RlmJ, giving the protein MNYRHHFHAGNFADVMKHVLLLQLLARLNAKDKPYRYIDNHGGAGKYDLSTSEAQKSGEFLTGIHRLVKLDDSIKRNAPEGIKQYLKIVEDMRACSGKGAYPGSPWFALEGMRDIDKATIFEMQRDVFQQLYFNIRDKRAGLHERDFYEGLMGVIPPKEKRGLVMIDPPYEIERKDFPQLVEILQAAHKKWPTGVFAVWYPIKDRAMIERFEKKMFKTGIRRQLICEICVWPDDTPVGLNGCGLLVINPPWKFSEDADQALQWLFPHLRMSENGGHAAVRWLVGE
- a CDS encoding 2OG-Fe(II) oxygenase; its protein translation is MQQTSFTSSWNLNQILDDLNEFGFALIDDVYSAEYVESLVQECSTHLAEFRAAGVQNGVVSHIRSDHILWIDGQLPIAQQHIQALEEFSQALNQAFYLGIKEVEAHFACYNAGEFYALHRDNPQQKNDRMISTVFYLHKDWQEDWGGQLRLQDKNGQWHIIQPLPNRLAIFQSDLLHEVLLSKQQRLSITAWLRSGGSIWNQG
- a CDS encoding DUF2789 family protein, which encodes MFEQQPTLELLFEQLGLEADDASIESFVKTHQLSADQKLHEAEFWSVGQRDFLKSHWHKDDEWAIVIDELNQQLHVDSTK
- a CDS encoding malate dehydrogenase codes for the protein MKQPVRVAVTGAAGQIGYSLLFRIASGEMLGKDQPVILQLLEVPFEKAQQALKGVMMELDDCAFPLLAGMIGTDDPKVAFKDADYALLVGSRPRGPGMERADLLKVNGEIFIGQGQALNEVASRDVKVLVVGNPANTNAYIAMKSAPDLPAKNFTAMLRLDHNRALTQLAQKAGVAVSDIENMTVWGNHSPTMYADYRFAKANGESLKDKINDAAWNKDVFLPTVGKRGAAIIEARGLSSAASAANAAIDHMRDWALGTNGQWVTMGIPSDGSYGIPEGVMFGFPVTTENGEYKIVQGLEIDEFSRERINFTLNELEEERAAIADMLN
- a CDS encoding ribonuclease I gives rise to the protein MKFLYLMKFMNLFKGRLVRSLQILICYLVMSLAAPLHAAENPDISGYVMHVQMTPAACSFDSSRQKQRKCLEGYSLTIASLLPEVPLNRDCSTKTSAKLSPLQAKVVARVMPDENARVQLWQNVGGCTSMNASQYFRTIINFAERLKVPADLTSPNTIEVQKENLRQQFMKLNPSLPPTGIRFTCQSSKFDSILTEIRVCYQKNGQYKQCASHIVTGCPNEFTIKGSY
- a CDS encoding transglycosylase SLT domain-containing protein produces the protein MGGVVICSSVYALDEQFTDALRAASSGNVALLDQYQYEMQNDVLGYYPEYWKLNTNLGLQPASSIIAFAQRYPQSAMAEKLAADYVEEKVKQASFNEAKPVLSYVTNPDQEESCAVAQVRAKTGDSLVFAEYKDIWLTTSTQPESCNGLGRLMLSSPLMTAQDRQQRLWGQLRAGQSGLAIATAQTIGLDLSLAQLNQIQANPLAYLWNAPKASDADYAYLIFALGRVADSDFTNALGNIQRIAQDTPQPVQKYLYRTVGYVGGTTVMKNGFNREVLNAYDQSYGYPFSPEEAEIYARQAIRFGAWESLIRAIDAMSITQKQEDRWQYWLARASEQRSDAASKQAAQQIYRKLAQAGDDYHNLLAKDRLGERYNHQPYNEQPSSQDIQRLNQNIHFKRAFALKNIDAPANYINREWNWAVRQAYLQHDDGLLLAAAKQAHDIGWYDRAIYAADRTTSRHNDTYRYTTPHRSNVTSHSYNAGIDPAWAYGLMRQESRFVTSARSHVGAGGLMQIMPNTAKLVARQMGETYNPAALNEMNINIRYGTYYLSMIQSQLSGNAVLATAGYNAGPNRAKRWQPDFQTMAADQYTETIPLLETRDYVKHVMTNATHYGVVLGLGAQSLEKRMGTIPVRNEP